A segment of the Methanolinea mesophila genome:
CGGACCGCTGCATCGCCGATGCCGATATCCTCGTGGATATCGCGCACGTGATGATGCTCAATAAACAGAAGATCCTGGGCGACGAACATGCCCGGGGGCTGCTCTCGGCGCTCCTTCAGATTTATGACGAAGGAGTCCCGGAGGCGGCGTTCGACGACCGGTACGAGGATATTCACGCAGGAATAGAGTCCACACTCATCGCCGCGGTGGGAGAGGAGGTCGGCGGCCGGCTGCACATCGGCAGGTCGAGGAACGATGAGGTCGTTACGTGCATGCGACTCCGCCTGCGGGAGGATATTCTTAAACAGCTCACGGCCCTGGTCAGGCTCCGGGAGGTGCTGCTGACCCTGGCGGAAGAGCACCACGGGACGGTGATGCCCGGTTTCACCCATTTCCAGCATGCCCAGCCTACCACTCTTGCCCACTGGATGCTCGCCTACGAACAGGCGTTCGCCAGGGATTTCGACCGGTTATGGGAGGCTTATGACCGTGTGAACCGTTCGCCGCTCGGTGCGGCGGCGTTCGCCTCCACCACCTACCCGATCAACCGGGAACTCACCGCCGGGATGCTCGGGTTTTCGGGCCTGGTGGAGAACACCATGGACGCGGTTGCATCCCGCGATTTCGCTCTCGAAGTGCTCGCCGACCTGACCATTATGATGGCCACCGCGAGCAGGCTCTGCGACGACCTTATCCTCTGGTCGTCGGGATTCATCGGGTTCGTCACCCTTGACGACGCCTTCTGCTCCACGAGTTCGATCATGCCCCAGAAGAAAAACCCCGATACCGCGGAGATCATGAGGGCCAAGGCGGCGTCCCTGCTGGGGTCGTTCACCGCG
Coding sequences within it:
- the argH gene encoding argininosuccinate lyase — protein: MQGDVVRRGRLTGERAGDMMHFLSSMKADRCIADADILVDIAHVMMLNKQKILGDEHARGLLSALLQIYDEGVPEAAFDDRYEDIHAGIESTLIAAVGEEVGGRLHIGRSRNDEVVTCMRLRLREDILKQLTALVRLREVLLTLAEEHHGTVMPGFTHFQHAQPTTLAHWMLAYEQAFARDFDRLWEAYDRVNRSPLGAAAFASTTYPINRELTAGMLGFSGLVENTMDAVASRDFALEVLADLTIMMATASRLCDDLILWSSGFIGFVTLDDAFCSTSSIMPQKKNPDTAEIMRAKAASLLGSFTAACATTKGLPMSYNRDLQELTPSLWRGVWDAKHSSRLLVDMLATARFHPDRMEAEAGKGNSTATDLADMLVRDYGLPFRTAHTIVGRAVQNGTLDLPTLDEAAKEVTGTDLSSRGLTAEKVRDALDVRQSVALRKARGGPAELSVKVACQERKEHLQKDQDSLDERMAAVSGALSRLIRDARGLVQ